Proteins encoded together in one Sphingomonas radiodurans window:
- the lptE gene encoding LPS assembly lipoprotein LptE → MKRALTLVVLAPAFALVGGCGLKPLYAGGGSGAVATGLGQVEVAPIEGKAGWLVANALRDRLGAAPSGAARYRLQVKLDDEITGLAIRRDDSVARERRILRARYQLVELGQGGVVLDATAGSDAGIDVVGSEYATIAAESTALERLSDIVADQIVTRVAVTVGRTPPAP, encoded by the coding sequence ATGAAGCGCGCGCTGACCCTCGTTGTGCTGGCACCAGCGTTCGCGCTGGTGGGCGGGTGCGGATTGAAGCCGCTGTACGCCGGTGGTGGATCGGGGGCGGTCGCTACGGGGCTTGGCCAGGTCGAGGTTGCGCCGATCGAGGGCAAGGCGGGGTGGCTGGTCGCGAATGCGCTGCGCGATCGGCTCGGCGCGGCACCGTCCGGCGCGGCGCGCTATCGCTTGCAGGTGAAGCTCGACGACGAAATCACCGGGCTTGCGATCCGACGTGACGATTCGGTCGCGCGCGAGCGGCGGATTCTGCGCGCACGCTATCAGCTGGTCGAACTGGGGCAGGGCGGCGTCGTGCTCGACGCGACGGCGGGATCGGACGCCGGGATTGACGTGGTCGGTTCGGAATATGCCACGATCGCGGCGGAAAGCACCGCTTTGGAGCGGCTGTCCGACATCGTGGCGGACCAGATCGTTACGCGCGTGGCGGTCACCGTGGGGCGCACGCCCCCAGCGCCATGA